Proteins co-encoded in one Cucurbita pepo subsp. pepo cultivar mu-cu-16 chromosome LG15, ASM280686v2, whole genome shotgun sequence genomic window:
- the LOC111811859 gene encoding putative pentatricopeptide repeat-containing protein At4g17915 isoform X2, with the protein MQKAEDVIIDGIRLGVLPDVVTYNTLIDGYCRFSGMDTAYSVLYRMREAGISPDVITYNSLIAGASRNRSLEQSLDLFEEMLQSGITPDIWSYNTLMHCLFRLGKPDEANRVFKDIILKDLSPQPVTFNTMINGLCKYGYTSNAIMLFRNLQRHGFVPQLVTYNILINGLCKVGRMKAARRMLNEAMDSGLEPDAVTYTTLMKSCFRCRQYKHGFEIFFEMKNKGYAFDGFAYCTVIGAFLKLGRFEEANVCMEQMIRNGLGIDLVFYNTFINLYCKEGKLEAAYKLLDELESQGLEYDDYTHSIITNGLCWNGNIEGAWRHLNYMYTTGFASNLVALNCLIDRLGKAGQIDHAMKLFESMEIRDSFTYTSLVHNLCKARRFRCASKLLISCIKGGMKVLKSTQRTVIDGLRSSGFTSEARKVRSKLRMAQLFH; encoded by the coding sequence ATGCAGAAAGCTGAAGATGTCATAATAGATGGCATAAGGTTAGGAGTTCTCCCGGATGTAGTGACTTATAATACGTTGATTGATGGATATTGTCGATTTAGTGGCATGGATACTGCTTATTCTGTTCTTTATAGAATGAGGGAAGCTGGTATAAGCCCAGATGTCATTACTTATAATTCTTTGATAGCTGGTGCATCCAGGAATCGCTCATTAGAACAGTCCCTTGATTTGTTCGAAGAAATGCTTCAATCAGGTATCACTCCTGATATATGGAGTTACAACACTTTGATGCACTGTTTATTCAGATTAGGAAAGCCAGATGAAGCCAATCGAGTTTTCAAGGATATCATACTTAAGGACCTCTCTCCTCAGCCCGTTACATTTAATACTATGATTAACGGCCTTTGTAAATATGGATATACAAGTAATGCCATTATGTTATTCAGAAATTTACAGCGTCACGGATTCGTTCCTCAATTAGTTACATATAATATTCTTATTAATGGTCTTTGCAAGGTGGGTAGGATGAAGGCTGCTAGGAGGATGCTCAATGAGGCCATGGATTCAGGTCTTGAGCCTGATGCTGTAACATACACTACATTGATGAAAAGCTGCTTTCGATGTAGGCAATATAAACATggatttgagattttttttgagATGAAAAACAAAGGATATGCGTTTGATGGATTTGCCTACTGCACAGTTATTGGTGCTTTTCTTAAGTTAGGTAGGTTTGAAGAAGCAAATGTTTGCATGGAACAAATGATAAGAAATGGTTTGGGAATTGATTTAGTTTTCTACAACACGTTTATTAATTTGTACTGTAAAGAAGGTAAGTTGGAGGCTGCATATAAGTTGTTGGATGAGCTAGAGTCACAGGGACTAGAATACGATGACTACACACATTCTATAATAACTAATGGGTTGTGCTGGAATGGTAATATTGAGGGGGCCTGGCGACATTTGAACTACATGTATACAACAGGTTTTGCTTCAAACTTGGTAGCCTTAAATTGTCTAATTGACAGGTTGGGTAAGGCTGGACAGATTGACCATGCGATGAAATTGTTTGAATCAATGGAAATAAGAGATTCGTTTACCTATACCTCCTTGGTGCACAATCTTTGCAAGGCAAGGAGGTTTCGTTGTGCGTCAAAGTTATTAATTTCATGTATAAAAGGTGGCATGAAGGTTCTCAAGTCCACACAACGAACAGTTATTGATGGTCTTCGTTCTTCAGGGTTTACAAGTGAAGCAAGGAAGGTCAGATCAAAATTACGAATGGCTCAACTCTTTCATTGA
- the LOC111811859 gene encoding putative pentatricopeptide repeat-containing protein At4g17915 isoform X1 — protein sequence MVSKYSTKFLNICVASFCKSQQMQKAEDVIIDGIRLGVLPDVVTYNTLIDGYCRFSGMDTAYSVLYRMREAGISPDVITYNSLIAGASRNRSLEQSLDLFEEMLQSGITPDIWSYNTLMHCLFRLGKPDEANRVFKDIILKDLSPQPVTFNTMINGLCKYGYTSNAIMLFRNLQRHGFVPQLVTYNILINGLCKVGRMKAARRMLNEAMDSGLEPDAVTYTTLMKSCFRCRQYKHGFEIFFEMKNKGYAFDGFAYCTVIGAFLKLGRFEEANVCMEQMIRNGLGIDLVFYNTFINLYCKEGKLEAAYKLLDELESQGLEYDDYTHSIITNGLCWNGNIEGAWRHLNYMYTTGFASNLVALNCLIDRLGKAGQIDHAMKLFESMEIRDSFTYTSLVHNLCKARRFRCASKLLISCIKGGMKVLKSTQRTVIDGLRSSGFTSEARKVRSKLRMAQLFH from the coding sequence ATGGTCTCCAAATATTCTACGAAGTTTTTGAATATTTGTGTCGCTTCATTTTGTAAATCTCAGCAAATGCAGAAAGCTGAAGATGTCATAATAGATGGCATAAGGTTAGGAGTTCTCCCGGATGTAGTGACTTATAATACGTTGATTGATGGATATTGTCGATTTAGTGGCATGGATACTGCTTATTCTGTTCTTTATAGAATGAGGGAAGCTGGTATAAGCCCAGATGTCATTACTTATAATTCTTTGATAGCTGGTGCATCCAGGAATCGCTCATTAGAACAGTCCCTTGATTTGTTCGAAGAAATGCTTCAATCAGGTATCACTCCTGATATATGGAGTTACAACACTTTGATGCACTGTTTATTCAGATTAGGAAAGCCAGATGAAGCCAATCGAGTTTTCAAGGATATCATACTTAAGGACCTCTCTCCTCAGCCCGTTACATTTAATACTATGATTAACGGCCTTTGTAAATATGGATATACAAGTAATGCCATTATGTTATTCAGAAATTTACAGCGTCACGGATTCGTTCCTCAATTAGTTACATATAATATTCTTATTAATGGTCTTTGCAAGGTGGGTAGGATGAAGGCTGCTAGGAGGATGCTCAATGAGGCCATGGATTCAGGTCTTGAGCCTGATGCTGTAACATACACTACATTGATGAAAAGCTGCTTTCGATGTAGGCAATATAAACATggatttgagattttttttgagATGAAAAACAAAGGATATGCGTTTGATGGATTTGCCTACTGCACAGTTATTGGTGCTTTTCTTAAGTTAGGTAGGTTTGAAGAAGCAAATGTTTGCATGGAACAAATGATAAGAAATGGTTTGGGAATTGATTTAGTTTTCTACAACACGTTTATTAATTTGTACTGTAAAGAAGGTAAGTTGGAGGCTGCATATAAGTTGTTGGATGAGCTAGAGTCACAGGGACTAGAATACGATGACTACACACATTCTATAATAACTAATGGGTTGTGCTGGAATGGTAATATTGAGGGGGCCTGGCGACATTTGAACTACATGTATACAACAGGTTTTGCTTCAAACTTGGTAGCCTTAAATTGTCTAATTGACAGGTTGGGTAAGGCTGGACAGATTGACCATGCGATGAAATTGTTTGAATCAATGGAAATAAGAGATTCGTTTACCTATACCTCCTTGGTGCACAATCTTTGCAAGGCAAGGAGGTTTCGTTGTGCGTCAAAGTTATTAATTTCATGTATAAAAGGTGGCATGAAGGTTCTCAAGTCCACACAACGAACAGTTATTGATGGTCTTCGTTCTTCAGGGTTTACAAGTGAAGCAAGGAAGGTCAGATCAAAATTACGAATGGCTCAACTCTTTCATTGA
- the LOC111811859 gene encoding putative pentatricopeptide repeat-containing protein At4g17915 isoform X3 produces MVSKYSTKFLNICVASFCKSQQMQKAEDVIIDGIRLGVLPDVVTYNTLIDGYCRFSGMDTAYSVLYRMREAGISPDVITYNSLIAGASRNRSLEQSLDLFEEMLQSGITPDIWSYNTLMHCLFRLGKPDEANRVFKDIILKDLSPQPVTFNTMINGLCKYGYTSNAIMLFRNLQRHGFVPQLVTYNILINGLCKVGRMKAARRMLNEAMDSGLEPDAVTYTTLMKSCFRCRQYKHGFEIFFEMKNKGYAFDGFAYCTVIGAFLKLGRFEEANVCMEQMIRNGLGIDLVFYNTFINLYCKEGKLEAAYKLLDELESQGLEYDDYTHSIITNGLCWNGNIEGAWRHLNYMYTTGFASNLVALNCLIDRLGKAGQIDHAMKLFESMEIRDSFTYTSLVHNLCKGLQVKQGRSDQNYEWLNSFIDHLGLNVALDQKLL; encoded by the exons ATGGTCTCCAAATATTCTACGAAGTTTTTGAATATTTGTGTCGCTTCATTTTGTAAATCTCAGCAAATGCAGAAAGCTGAAGATGTCATAATAGATGGCATAAGGTTAGGAGTTCTCCCGGATGTAGTGACTTATAATACGTTGATTGATGGATATTGTCGATTTAGTGGCATGGATACTGCTTATTCTGTTCTTTATAGAATGAGGGAAGCTGGTATAAGCCCAGATGTCATTACTTATAATTCTTTGATAGCTGGTGCATCCAGGAATCGCTCATTAGAACAGTCCCTTGATTTGTTCGAAGAAATGCTTCAATCAGGTATCACTCCTGATATATGGAGTTACAACACTTTGATGCACTGTTTATTCAGATTAGGAAAGCCAGATGAAGCCAATCGAGTTTTCAAGGATATCATACTTAAGGACCTCTCTCCTCAGCCCGTTACATTTAATACTATGATTAACGGCCTTTGTAAATATGGATATACAAGTAATGCCATTATGTTATTCAGAAATTTACAGCGTCACGGATTCGTTCCTCAATTAGTTACATATAATATTCTTATTAATGGTCTTTGCAAGGTGGGTAGGATGAAGGCTGCTAGGAGGATGCTCAATGAGGCCATGGATTCAGGTCTTGAGCCTGATGCTGTAACATACACTACATTGATGAAAAGCTGCTTTCGATGTAGGCAATATAAACATggatttgagattttttttgagATGAAAAACAAAGGATATGCGTTTGATGGATTTGCCTACTGCACAGTTATTGGTGCTTTTCTTAAGTTAGGTAGGTTTGAAGAAGCAAATGTTTGCATGGAACAAATGATAAGAAATGGTTTGGGAATTGATTTAGTTTTCTACAACACGTTTATTAATTTGTACTGTAAAGAAGGTAAGTTGGAGGCTGCATATAAGTTGTTGGATGAGCTAGAGTCACAGGGACTAGAATACGATGACTACACACATTCTATAATAACTAATGGGTTGTGCTGGAATGGTAATATTGAGGGGGCCTGGCGACATTTGAACTACATGTATACAACAGGTTTTGCTTCAAACTTGGTAGCCTTAAATTGTCTAATTGACAGGTTGGGTAAGGCTGGACAGATTGACCATGCGATGAAATTGTTTGAATCAATGGAAATAAGAGATTCGTTTACCTATACCTCCTTGGTGCACAATCTTTGCAAG GGTTTACAAGTGAAGCAAGGAAGGTCAGATCAAAATTACGAATGGCTCAACTCTTTCATTGATCATCTGGGTTTGAATGTTGCACTAGATCAGAAATTACTTTAA